The Nitrospira sp. genome contains a region encoding:
- a CDS encoding ABC transporter permease — protein sequence MESHAQAKALVSQSRRKLIIEKKSGLFDIDWSELWEYRELLYTLVEREIKIRYKQTAIGASWVLLQPLITMVIFTAIFGRMAKMPSDGVWYPAFTLTALLPWTYFSQAITRSGQSLVSSANLVTKVYFPRMLLPLSMIISPLIDFALSLVLLFGLLVYAGIPLTWKVLTLPLFILVAMLTAAGVGLILSTANVKYRDVGHAIPFLIQIWMFLSPIVYPVSLVPERWRLLYGLNPMAGVIEGFRWALLGKSAPDPVVLGASIVVFLGVLIGGLAYFRKMERDFADVI from the coding sequence ATGGAATCGCACGCTCAGGCTAAAGCATTGGTGAGTCAGTCAAGGCGGAAGCTGATAATCGAAAAGAAAAGCGGGCTGTTTGATATCGATTGGTCTGAACTTTGGGAATATCGGGAGTTGTTATATACGCTCGTTGAACGGGAAATTAAAATCCGTTACAAGCAGACGGCGATCGGTGCGAGTTGGGTCCTTCTGCAGCCATTGATCACGATGGTGATCTTTACCGCGATATTCGGGCGGATGGCTAAGATGCCGTCGGACGGCGTGTGGTATCCTGCGTTCACACTAACCGCTCTCCTTCCGTGGACCTACTTTTCGCAAGCTATTACGCGCTCAGGACAGAGTCTTGTGAGTAGCGCCAATTTGGTCACGAAAGTCTATTTCCCGCGGATGCTGCTCCCTCTTTCGATGATTATCTCGCCACTGATCGATTTTGCCTTGTCGCTTGTCTTGTTATTTGGTCTGCTTGTGTATGCCGGTATTCCGCTCACGTGGAAAGTGCTCACATTACCTCTCTTCATCCTTGTTGCGATGCTCACAGCCGCTGGAGTTGGGCTGATTCTGTCCACCGCTAATGTGAAATATAGAGATGTGGGGCATGCCATCCCGTTCTTGATTCAGATATGGATGTTTCTATCCCCGATTGTGTATCCGGTCAGTCTTGTGCCTGAGCGGTGGAGATTACTCTATGGTCTCAACCCGATGGCCGGAGTTATCGAAGGGTTTCGTTGGGCTCTATTAGGTAAATCCGCTCCTGACCCAGTAGTCTTAGGGGCAAGCATCGTCGTCTTTCTTGGCGTCCTGATTGGAGGCCTGGCATATTTCAGAAAGATGGAACGAGACTTCGCCGATGTCATTTGA
- a CDS encoding glycosyltransferase family 4 protein, protein MKVVYVNDIVYGYAIGDPAARGGAERYGWHLMRALAHAGWSVTVGVYSLPEGTVRVIDEVKFLGLSRRTHFLLDWYTFLKNERPDWCFWQCADHLWGPAAEIAQWLQVRTIFSTMHDRDVQPRIALKFRKYWWPLYVWGLRRSNLIFVQHQDQRDQLAAPLRNRAFPLPGIVPLPGAVKPHFERKEAVLWVAVIRPVKRPDRLIEIARRLPMIRFIVCGAPSFDLWDAKEIESILAQLRSLPNVDFRGHVDPDETLNAISDASLLLSTSDGEGFPSVFLEAWAAGTPVVSVQIDPDGKIRNSKLGEMGDTLEGTIEAVRSLMASSEQRQEMGLRARRHVEEVHSPSSAVRAFEAAVAAMSTRRLPSNINAKITR, encoded by the coding sequence ATGAAAGTTGTGTACGTAAATGACATCGTGTACGGATATGCGATCGGAGATCCGGCTGCGAGAGGTGGTGCTGAGCGGTACGGATGGCATCTCATGCGAGCGCTGGCGCATGCGGGCTGGTCGGTCACGGTAGGGGTATATTCTTTGCCGGAAGGGACGGTACGAGTAATCGATGAAGTAAAATTTCTCGGTCTCAGCCGCCGAACTCATTTTCTCTTGGATTGGTATACGTTCCTGAAGAATGAGCGGCCGGATTGGTGTTTCTGGCAATGTGCCGATCATCTCTGGGGACCGGCTGCGGAGATCGCCCAATGGCTTCAAGTTCGAACGATTTTTTCAACGATGCATGACCGAGACGTGCAGCCGAGGATAGCGTTGAAGTTTAGAAAGTATTGGTGGCCTCTCTATGTATGGGGACTCCGACGTTCCAATCTCATTTTTGTCCAACATCAGGATCAGCGTGATCAATTGGCGGCGCCGTTGCGGAATAGAGCATTTCCGCTTCCCGGAATTGTGCCGCTTCCTGGTGCCGTCAAGCCTCATTTCGAGCGAAAGGAAGCCGTGCTCTGGGTCGCTGTCATCAGACCGGTGAAACGCCCGGATCGCCTGATCGAAATTGCGCGTCGACTACCCATGATCCGCTTCATCGTCTGCGGTGCGCCATCCTTTGATTTATGGGATGCGAAGGAAATTGAAAGCATCCTCGCACAATTACGCTCTCTGCCGAATGTGGACTTTCGTGGCCATGTAGATCCAGATGAGACCTTAAATGCAATAAGTGATGCGAGTCTACTTCTTTCGACATCTGATGGAGAAGGATTTCCTAGTGTCTTCTTAGAAGCATGGGCGGCGGGAACACCGGTCGTAAGTGTGCAGATCGATCCCGATGGCAAGATTCGAAACTCCAAACTGGGAGAGATGGGCGATACGCTGGAGGGAACGATCGAAGCGGTACGCTCCCTCATGGCATCATCCGAGCAACGCCAAGAGATGGGACTGAGAGCTCGGCGTCATGTTGAAGAAGTCCATAGCCCATCTTCGGCGGTTCGAGCGTTTGAAGCCGCTGTTGCAGCTATGTCCACTCGGCGGCTACCGAGTAACATAAACGCCAAGATAACAAGATAA
- a CDS encoding ABC transporter ATP-binding protein, protein MSEIAVRVENLSKMYRIGARKQRYVTLRERIEARVSSLFSRQDPAGDVSNIMWALNDVSFGVKQGEVVGIIGRNGAGKSTLLKLLSRITAPTHGRIEINGQVSSLLEVGTGFSAELTGRENVYLNGTILGMKRAEVTKRFDEIVAFAGVEQFIDTPVKRYSSGMYLRLAFAVAAHLQPEILIVDEVLAVGDADFQKKCLGKMEGVADQGRTIFFVSHNMQAIARLCKRVIYLEDGKLRLDGSPHDVVKTYLHSGLGTMAIREWPDPVKAPKTEVARLCAVRVRTDDGQYTDNIDIRRPVGIEIEYEVLKPGCKFRAAIDVYNDEGVLIFIALEQDPAWRKRVRPPGRYQSIAWIPGNYLAEGTMIVNVALDRVDPYEVLFKVRQAVAFHITDTTDGDSARGDYAGSLAGVVRPLLNWSTVVKSEDGK, encoded by the coding sequence ATGAGTGAGATCGCTGTCCGGGTCGAGAATCTCTCGAAAATGTACAGAATCGGAGCTCGGAAACAACGGTACGTGACGTTGCGTGAACGGATCGAGGCTCGGGTCAGTTCCCTGTTTAGTCGCCAGGATCCGGCAGGGGATGTCTCCAATATCATGTGGGCGTTGAATGATGTGTCATTCGGTGTCAAACAGGGTGAGGTGGTGGGAATCATCGGCCGAAACGGCGCCGGAAAAAGCACGCTCCTCAAGTTGCTCTCACGGATCACAGCACCGACTCACGGAAGGATCGAGATCAATGGACAGGTGTCCTCTCTCCTGGAGGTCGGGACCGGCTTCAGCGCGGAACTGACCGGACGAGAAAATGTGTACCTGAATGGAACCATTCTCGGGATGAAGCGCGCAGAGGTGACCAAAAGGTTCGATGAAATCGTGGCGTTTGCGGGGGTGGAACAATTTATCGATACTCCCGTCAAGCGCTATTCGAGCGGGATGTATTTGCGGCTGGCCTTTGCGGTCGCCGCGCATTTACAGCCGGAGATTCTGATCGTCGATGAGGTGCTGGCGGTAGGTGACGCCGACTTCCAGAAGAAGTGCCTGGGGAAAATGGAAGGAGTAGCCGATCAGGGGAGGACCATCTTTTTTGTCAGTCATAACATGCAAGCCATTGCTCGGCTTTGCAAGAGAGTGATCTATCTGGAGGATGGGAAACTTCGTCTTGATGGCTCTCCACACGACGTGGTCAAGACCTATCTGCACTCAGGGCTTGGCACCATGGCCATACGAGAATGGCCGGACCCGGTCAAGGCGCCCAAAACTGAGGTCGCTAGGTTGTGCGCTGTGCGAGTCCGGACCGATGATGGTCAGTACACCGATAACATTGATATTCGAAGACCGGTTGGAATCGAGATCGAGTACGAAGTGTTGAAGCCTGGTTGTAAGTTTAGGGCAGCCATTGATGTCTATAATGATGAAGGAGTGTTAATATTTATAGCGCTCGAGCAAGATCCTGCATGGAGAAAACGGGTTCGGCCACCGGGACGTTACCAAAGCATTGCCTGGATCCCAGGAAACTATCTTGCCGAAGGGACAATGATCGTCAATGTAGCACTCGATAGGGTAGATCCTTACGAAGTGTTATTCAAAGTGCGCCAGGCGGTGGCGTTTCATATTACTGACACAACCGATGGCGACTCTGCACGGGGTGATTATGCCGGGTCGTTAGCCGGGGTGGTAAGGCCATTACTCAATTGGAGCACGGTCGTGAAGTCCGAAGACGGTAAATAA
- a CDS encoding polysaccharide biosynthesis/export family protein — MKCTRCITMTLLFLGLSAGSGLSETRNIPPVTSGKQGPDTALSLLPANQGEKVAAQVSKEAGAAAPLLEKLSNAVSSEYIIGAEDVLDITVWRNPDLSRQVQVRPDGRISMPIIRDVVAVGKTPTQLAEEMTNKLKEYVQNPVVAVTLKEVNSSNIFLLGEVAHPGRYPLKSKTTLLQGITIAGGFKETAARNQIVIFRFTETAPGMRRFTASYDDIVLRSGISDNFELKPGDTLVVPSESMVVFPGR, encoded by the coding sequence ATGAAGTGCACCCGCTGTATCACAATGACCCTGCTCTTTCTTGGACTCAGCGCAGGATCAGGGCTGAGTGAAACTCGAAACATCCCTCCGGTAACGTCGGGAAAGCAGGGTCCGGACACGGCATTGTCCCTTCTTCCCGCGAACCAAGGTGAAAAAGTAGCAGCGCAGGTCAGTAAAGAAGCGGGAGCAGCGGCACCGCTGTTGGAGAAGCTCTCGAACGCGGTCAGTAGTGAATATATTATCGGTGCCGAAGATGTCCTGGATATCACCGTGTGGAGGAACCCAGATTTATCCAGGCAAGTGCAAGTACGCCCTGACGGCAGGATTTCCATGCCGATTATTCGTGACGTGGTCGCCGTCGGGAAAACGCCCACGCAATTGGCTGAGGAAATGACGAACAAGCTGAAAGAATATGTTCAGAACCCGGTTGTGGCTGTGACTCTGAAAGAGGTCAATAGTTCCAATATTTTCCTACTTGGTGAAGTAGCTCATCCTGGGCGATATCCGCTGAAAAGCAAAACCACGCTTCTACAAGGGATTACGATTGCAGGTGGATTCAAAGAGACGGCGGCAAGAAATCAGATCGTCATTTTTCGATTTACCGAAACCGCCCCAGGTATGAGAAGATTCACGGCAAGCTATGATGATATTGTGCTCCGCAGCGGCATCAGCGACAACTTCGAGCTCAAGCCTGGTGATACACTCGTGGTTCCAAGTGAGTCAATGGTAGTCTTCCCAGGCCGATAG
- a CDS encoding O-antigen ligase family protein, whose protein sequence is MSKIRNESGAGAHFFEGTTSAASSCPPAFLEYAWYVNLIYMFLGQAWGIVIPSVGGVIWVLVAVGCFLSVHAHAIRVYKPVALALLTGVLVIAIQLLFHEGSAMAWHEGIDFVAWIAMMITAQALSLRPGFLQRFALVAVGIGLASVPFIQVRSAGTAVRAWASGTGIGNPNALGMWFGFCTVYFVIWGLHSKKPIYRASCWTVAVGCLYMVLLSVSRAPLLGIVLGCIVGLRPVLKRAYAPLFSLVLLICLVYMSGVFDEEIDSYFVRGAEETGREVLWSAGMERFLDAPWIGYGLGDIKVMRNGRLMNPHNGLLHIALGAGILPLMCFSGYLAKVGIETLRIMWRVNEGEAALLPPLVVFAFLEVMMLDYAFLSPWIVVIFGMAAGASEAYAFQRAMTASQVTAKQYGRPKTEATSSIRGGV, encoded by the coding sequence ATGAGCAAGATCCGCAATGAATCAGGAGCAGGTGCACATTTCTTTGAGGGAACGACCTCTGCGGCTTCATCATGTCCACCGGCTTTCTTGGAGTATGCTTGGTACGTGAACCTCATCTACATGTTCCTTGGGCAGGCCTGGGGGATCGTTATCCCCTCGGTGGGAGGGGTAATATGGGTATTAGTCGCTGTAGGCTGCTTTCTAAGCGTTCATGCCCACGCCATACGGGTGTATAAACCGGTTGCATTGGCTTTATTGACCGGAGTCCTTGTGATTGCAATACAGTTGCTTTTTCATGAGGGGTCCGCCATGGCATGGCATGAAGGTATTGATTTCGTGGCATGGATTGCAATGATGATCACTGCCCAGGCGTTGTCTCTACGCCCGGGGTTCCTGCAGCGTTTTGCACTAGTGGCTGTCGGGATTGGATTAGCTTCTGTGCCCTTTATACAAGTGCGCTCCGCTGGTACGGCTGTGCGAGCCTGGGCTTCCGGAACAGGAATTGGGAACCCAAATGCGCTGGGAATGTGGTTTGGTTTCTGCACTGTTTATTTTGTCATTTGGGGACTCCACTCGAAGAAGCCTATTTACAGGGCTTCCTGCTGGACTGTTGCGGTAGGTTGTCTCTACATGGTCCTGCTTTCGGTTAGCCGCGCGCCATTGTTGGGGATCGTTTTAGGGTGTATCGTTGGGTTGCGGCCGGTACTGAAGCGCGCTTATGCCCCCCTCTTCTCGCTCGTCCTCTTGATATGCCTTGTCTACATGTCCGGCGTGTTTGATGAAGAAATTGACTCCTACTTTGTCAGAGGAGCAGAGGAGACGGGAAGAGAAGTATTATGGTCGGCCGGGATGGAGCGGTTTCTCGATGCGCCATGGATCGGTTACGGCTTGGGAGATATCAAAGTCATGAGGAATGGTCGACTTATGAATCCACATAATGGGCTTCTCCATATCGCACTAGGGGCAGGAATTCTTCCTCTGATGTGCTTTAGTGGTTATTTAGCTAAGGTAGGGATCGAAACTCTCCGTATCATGTGGAGGGTAAATGAGGGAGAAGCTGCACTTCTTCCTCCGTTGGTCGTGTTCGCGTTTCTCGAGGTAATGATGCTCGACTATGCGTTTCTGTCTCCATGGATAGTAGTGATATTTGGTATGGCCGCCGGTGCCAGCGAAGCTTATGCGTTCCAGAGAGCGATGACTGCCTCGCAAGTTACTGCGAAACAATATGGCCGCCCCAAAACTGAGGCCACGTCTAGCATCAGAGGCGGAGTCTGA
- a CDS encoding glycosyltransferase family 2 protein, with translation MLKSQDPQPLVSVLTPVYNGEEYLAECIESVLAQTYRNWEYVIVNNRSTDRTLVIAEQYAEKDKRIRIHNNSEFVGCDQNGNIAFRQIAPESKYCKMVHADDWLFAECIEQMVELAEAHPTVAIVGAYGLRNEWVSWDGIPHGTTVMTGREICRNTFLGGPYVFGSPTSTLICCDEVRKRPVFYNEANRHCDVEICFDILRDRDFGFVHQVLTFTREHIQAESTFSKRFGTDYIATLEHLTKYGRNYLSDEELDQCFRIRWKKYYEFLGGKLLHGVDSGFWQFQRNELGRLGYQLNYGEVAKPVVTELIDLVLNPLKTYRRVAAKLSRKN, from the coding sequence ATGTTGAAGAGCCAAGATCCTCAGCCACTCGTCAGTGTGCTCACGCCAGTTTATAACGGTGAGGAATATCTAGCTGAATGTATCGAAAGCGTGTTGGCACAAACCTACCGCAATTGGGAATACGTGATTGTGAACAACCGCAGCACCGATCGAACCCTGGTGATTGCCGAGCAGTATGCGGAGAAGGACAAGAGAATCCGCATTCATAACAATTCCGAGTTCGTGGGCTGTGACCAGAATGGAAATATTGCCTTCAGGCAAATTGCCCCCGAGAGTAAGTACTGCAAGATGGTTCATGCGGATGACTGGCTGTTTGCCGAGTGTATCGAGCAAATGGTTGAACTTGCCGAGGCACATCCAACAGTCGCCATTGTGGGTGCCTACGGACTCCGGAATGAATGGGTCTCCTGGGATGGGATTCCGCACGGAACAACCGTCATGACTGGTCGAGAGATTTGTCGGAATACTTTTCTAGGAGGCCCATATGTGTTTGGGTCACCAACATCGACGTTGATTTGTTGCGACGAGGTGAGAAAGCGCCCTGTATTTTATAACGAAGCCAACCGGCATTGTGACGTTGAGATCTGTTTCGATATTCTGAGGGACCGCGATTTCGGATTTGTGCATCAGGTGTTAACTTTTACTCGGGAACATATTCAAGCGGAAAGCACGTTCTCCAAACGATTTGGAACCGATTATATCGCAACGCTTGAACATCTGACCAAGTACGGACGCAATTACTTGAGTGACGAGGAGCTTGATCAATGTTTCAGGATCAGGTGGAAGAAGTATTACGAATTTCTCGGAGGCAAGCTGTTGCACGGTGTCGACTCAGGATTTTGGCAATTTCAGCGAAATGAATTGGGCAGGTTGGGCTATCAATTAAATTATGGAGAAGTTGCTAAGCCAGTGGTAACCGAACTGATCGATCTCGTTCTGAACCCACTTAAGACCTACAGAAGAGTTGCTGCGAAGCTAAGTCGAAAAAATTAA
- a CDS encoding polysaccharide biosynthesis/export family protein, with translation MTSREYKASDVPTEFLLGSEDQIEINVWKNPDLSRVTLIRPDGYVSMPIIGDVQAAGLTAEALAAQITDRLKGYIQNPSVSVNVKELNSYSVFVLGEVAKPGKYQLKSYVTVLQAISMAGGFTNYASKNRLQVVRVIESPGHKRQEIHIPLRYDDLVSGRGEPGNIVLASGDTLVVP, from the coding sequence GTGACGTCGAGAGAATACAAGGCATCCGATGTTCCGACCGAATTTCTTCTCGGCTCCGAAGATCAAATAGAGATCAATGTGTGGAAGAACCCCGATCTGTCCAGGGTTACCTTAATACGTCCGGACGGATACGTGTCGATGCCTATTATTGGAGACGTTCAAGCGGCAGGTCTCACCGCGGAGGCGCTCGCTGCGCAGATCACCGACCGGCTTAAAGGGTATATTCAGAATCCCTCAGTCTCGGTGAACGTCAAAGAACTCAACAGCTATTCTGTATTTGTCTTGGGCGAGGTCGCGAAGCCTGGGAAATACCAGCTCAAGTCGTATGTGACCGTGCTCCAGGCGATTTCTATGGCTGGAGGCTTCACAAACTATGCGAGTAAGAATAGGCTGCAAGTTGTGCGGGTGATCGAGAGCCCCGGTCATAAGCGCCAAGAGATCCACATCCCTCTTCGGTACGATGATCTCGTGAGCGGTCGTGGTGAGCCCGGCAACATTGTATTGGCCTCAGGCGACACGCTGGTCGTGCCGTAA
- a CDS encoding glycosyltransferase — MWRLCGRWPSAQIFNSFTGERNAKQETVLFRARRSYVIQNGIDLDRFSLRPPPERGYILAVGSICVGKRWDRLIRAATLLASKGLHLEVLHVGSGPLREELETMVRNLHIEHLFRFLGARRDVPDLLAGAAFLVHTSDEEGCPNVIMEAMACGRAVVATDAGDIPYLVEDGKTGYVVPRGDEPALVERIATLLEGRELCRRMGEAGRIKAEQAFGLDRLRAETFTVYRAEGWEDR, encoded by the coding sequence TTGTGGCGACTTTGTGGGCGGTGGCCGTCAGCCCAGATCTTCAATAGCTTCACTGGTGAGCGGAATGCGAAGCAAGAGACGGTGCTCTTTCGAGCCCGGCGCAGCTACGTCATCCAAAACGGGATCGATCTGGATCGGTTTTCACTTCGGCCTCCTCCTGAACGGGGATATATCCTAGCAGTAGGAAGTATCTGTGTAGGGAAGCGCTGGGATCGTTTAATCCGAGCTGCCACTCTTCTTGCTTCAAAAGGGTTGCACCTTGAAGTGCTCCACGTCGGATCAGGACCTTTGAGGGAAGAACTGGAGACGATGGTAAGGAATCTTCATATAGAACACCTATTCCGGTTTTTGGGTGCACGACGCGATGTCCCAGACTTGCTTGCCGGTGCGGCGTTCCTAGTGCATACTTCTGATGAAGAAGGTTGCCCAAATGTCATAATGGAGGCAATGGCTTGTGGTCGCGCCGTTGTTGCCACAGATGCCGGTGATATTCCCTATCTCGTAGAGGATGGTAAGACAGGTTATGTAGTGCCGAGAGGAGACGAACCCGCACTCGTCGAGCGTATAGCCACCCTTCTTGAAGGCCGGGAGCTATGTCGCCGGATGGGAGAGGCAGGTCGAATCAAAGCTGAGCAAGCATTCGGGCTCGATCGCTTGCGGGCGGAAACCTTCACGGTCTACCGGGCTGAAGGCTGGGAGGATAGGTAG
- a CDS encoding glycosyltransferase, whose amino-acid sequence MDRKSVVMIAYYFPPEGNAAVYRPLRFLKELVKKGWHATVICCEPYHHERYDPPLLEQVPPGSQIVRVKGRDPWRALQTWRGVRLETKLARSSAEEARQVVAKHYLSWRSRLRELVRTVEASVYRPDLAMPWIRPTTRKTMAICLQDRPDVIWATIGPLSAGVVAYRTSMATGIPYVLDFRDPWGLEYYPREARRPAWAKRQDNRMISQLFEKAQAVVFMFESVAQSYLQAFPALDKAKIHIIPNGFEGEVAPFAHAPGDRCRVLYAGTLKSYRYDTLLEGLVQLKQKDPRSTTRLQLRFVGEGVPELLERVTELGLRDLVEILPPTSSAEIRRLQQEAHALLVLGRNQDRKGHELVAGAKLFGYLQAGRPIIGIVPHDETRRILSQVGNLLIADAEAPGEVCAIFEKVLDAWSNRTLESLVPNRAACEAYSSRQQISDLIVALNEASPEKLVMIGAPS is encoded by the coding sequence ATGGATCGCAAATCAGTCGTTATGATTGCCTATTATTTCCCCCCCGAAGGGAACGCAGCCGTCTACCGTCCTCTGCGCTTTCTGAAAGAGCTGGTGAAGAAAGGGTGGCATGCGACAGTGATCTGCTGTGAACCTTATCACCACGAACGATACGATCCGCCGCTCCTCGAGCAGGTGCCGCCAGGCTCGCAGATTGTTCGTGTGAAGGGCCGCGATCCTTGGCGCGCTTTGCAAACCTGGCGTGGAGTGCGGCTCGAGACCAAACTAGCTCGGTCATCTGCCGAAGAAGCTCGGCAGGTCGTGGCAAAGCACTATTTGTCTTGGCGTTCAAGGCTGCGTGAGTTAGTCAGGACAGTAGAAGCCAGCGTATATCGTCCAGATCTTGCTATGCCATGGATAAGACCAACCACGAGAAAAACAATGGCGATCTGCCTGCAAGATCGGCCGGACGTGATTTGGGCCACGATTGGACCGCTCTCGGCCGGTGTGGTTGCCTATCGCACGTCGATGGCGACAGGTATTCCCTATGTGTTGGATTTTCGGGATCCTTGGGGTCTGGAGTACTACCCGCGTGAGGCCAGGCGTCCCGCTTGGGCGAAGAGGCAAGACAATCGCATGATCTCCCAACTGTTTGAGAAGGCTCAAGCGGTGGTTTTCATGTTTGAATCCGTCGCACAATCCTACTTACAGGCATTCCCGGCATTGGACAAAGCAAAGATTCATATCATTCCAAATGGGTTTGAAGGCGAGGTAGCGCCATTTGCCCATGCACCGGGCGATCGTTGCAGGGTACTTTATGCTGGTACCCTAAAGAGTTATCGCTACGATACTTTGCTTGAAGGTCTCGTTCAGCTCAAACAGAAAGATCCAAGGAGTACCACTCGATTACAGCTCCGGTTTGTTGGCGAGGGCGTGCCGGAACTATTGGAGCGAGTCACGGAACTCGGGCTTCGTGATTTGGTTGAGATTCTTCCTCCCACTTCAAGTGCTGAGATTCGGCGGCTCCAGCAGGAGGCCCATGCTCTCTTGGTATTGGGCCGAAACCAGGATAGAAAAGGGCATGAACTCGTCGCTGGGGCAAAATTATTCGGCTATCTTCAAGCAGGACGACCGATTATCGGGATTGTACCGCATGACGAAACGCGCCGTATTTTGAGTCAAGTCGGAAACCTTCTGATAGCGGACGCAGAGGCTCCAGGGGAGGTCTGTGCCATTTTCGAGAAAGTTCTCGACGCCTGGTCGAACAGGACACTTGAGAGTCTCGTTCCGAATCGTGCAGCCTGCGAGGCGTACTCGTCTCGTCAGCAAATTTCAGATCTGATTGTCGCATTAAATGAAGCATCTCCCGAGAAGCTGGTCATGATAGGAGCACCTTCCTAA
- a CDS encoding outer membrane beta-barrel protein — MILVRCYRYAERSGTVRGALALILILGYSALQIAEVHAETTIVPSASVAGRYDTNIFNRPALILPAGTKLEDFVTTVGGAAQILHDTRDIEAKIKIGGDFNTYVENTNLNFFNATLNGYVSLDRWVDQYVRGAKLRVIENFRYTPESPGFVTGVRQIVPQDPTFFQGVQGFRANTFINTTSVNGSYPVSRDLAVEGGYTFALRRVGTIAGGDTPGVSFFDTNSHTWYGGPRYRLTRNDSIAAVYRQSYILQSRSDGGRSFSTTLVTLAGDYTKEFQEWNVTVEGGVTFVEPAGRSLPSGSITVTTQPERDTVLNVTLSREARPSIFLQGGAVISNLARAGISHRIYERLTLDGSAAYGFSQFFPDTSNSTFQNFTGSAGLSYKVTRNITGDISYRFTNIKSDGSAVEYQFSRHVFGFFLTAEWK; from the coding sequence GTGATTCTAGTACGATGTTATAGGTATGCCGAGAGAAGCGGAACGGTCAGAGGCGCACTTGCGCTCATACTGATCCTGGGCTATAGCGCGTTGCAGATTGCAGAAGTTCATGCGGAGACGACGATCGTTCCATCCGCGAGTGTGGCGGGGCGATATGACACTAATATATTCAACCGACCGGCACTGATCTTACCCGCGGGCACAAAGCTTGAAGACTTTGTGACGACTGTCGGTGGAGCGGCACAGATACTGCACGACACTCGGGATATCGAAGCGAAGATCAAAATTGGCGGGGACTTCAATACGTATGTGGAAAACACAAACCTAAATTTTTTCAACGCGACACTGAACGGGTACGTCAGTTTGGATCGATGGGTTGATCAGTACGTCAGAGGAGCCAAGTTGCGTGTAATCGAAAACTTCAGATATACGCCTGAATCTCCCGGCTTTGTGACCGGAGTGAGGCAGATCGTGCCCCAAGACCCGACGTTCTTTCAGGGCGTACAGGGATTCCGGGCGAATACGTTTATCAATACAACATCGGTGAACGGTTCATATCCCGTGTCGAGAGACCTTGCTGTGGAGGGGGGGTATACGTTCGCCCTTCGAAGGGTGGGTACTATAGCTGGTGGAGACACACCCGGAGTGAGTTTCTTCGACACGAATAGCCACACGTGGTACGGAGGACCGCGATATCGACTGACCAGAAACGACAGTATTGCGGCCGTATATAGGCAAAGTTACATACTGCAGTCGCGATCCGACGGTGGGAGGTCATTTAGTACCACTTTGGTGACGTTGGCAGGTGACTACACCAAGGAGTTCCAGGAGTGGAACGTTACTGTCGAGGGAGGAGTCACCTTTGTCGAGCCGGCCGGCCGCAGCCTTCCGTCCGGGTCCATCACAGTTACGACCCAGCCTGAGCGAGACACGGTTCTCAATGTGACGCTTTCACGGGAAGCCCGGCCATCGATCTTCCTACAGGGTGGTGCGGTTATCAGCAACCTTGCTCGGGCAGGAATTAGTCACAGGATATATGAACGGCTGACTCTCGATGGGTCGGCGGCCTACGGCTTCAGTCAATTCTTCCCCGATACCTCCAATTCGACGTTTCAGAACTTCACCGGATCAGCCGGGCTCAGCTACAAAGTGACCAGAAATATCACGGGAGATATTTCCTATAGATTTACAAATATTAAAAGTGATGGAAGCGCAGTCGAGTACCAATTCTCTCGCCACGTGTTTGGTTTTTTTCTGACGGCTGAATGGAAGTAG